A part of Solenopsis invicta isolate M01_SB chromosome 2, UNIL_Sinv_3.0, whole genome shotgun sequence genomic DNA contains:
- the LOC105197502 gene encoding ribonuclease P protein subunit rpr2 isoform X1: protein MKNKNQLCPQKDTLHRVNYLYQASRLMALKNRVAASYFGKNIQACCNKAQIRMEPNLKRTICKYCRGPLIPGETARVRLVSKPIKGIKWTCLTCMMYTKRYPTKKGYKLWLDQPESVVETLYFKPKSKETLQKPDSGDTPEKLKEQTELKQQTELKEQTKLKQQTEHSLRNPIS, encoded by the exons atGA AAAACAAGAACCAACTTTGTCCTCAGAAAGACACTTTACATagagtaaattatttatatcag GCTAGTCGTTTGATGGCGTTAAAAAATCGAGTTGCGGCGTCTTATTTCGGTAAGAATATACAGGCTTGTTGTAACAAAGCACAAATACGCAT GGAACCAAATTTGAAGAGAACTATATGCAAATATTGTCGAGGTCCACTTATTCCTGGAGAGACAGCCAGAGTCAGATTGGTGTCGAAGCCTATAAAGGGTATCAAATGGACATGCTTAACTTGTATGATGTACACTAAGAGGTATCCTACAAAAAAAGGATACAAATTGTGGCTCGATCAGCCAGAATCAGTTGttgaaacattatattttaaaccaAAATCAAAAGAAACCCTTCAAAAACCTGACTCTGGAGACACTCCTGAGAAACTAAAAGAACAAACTGAATTAAAACAACAAACTGAGTTAAAAGAACAAACTAAATTAAAACAACAAACTGAACATTCTCTTAGAAATCCTATAAGTTGA
- the LOC105197499 gene encoding uncharacterized protein LOC105197499 isoform X2 has protein sequence MEKTSFASCQNYFDRLRRKTREIDEGIERLTETWRTTWRTPHLLVGGYAERTAETNACLEEMWEIIRSTGDAVEKFNSELESSLDETDRFLQESQAMYEDLKEQCNNLDIVLAEFGYHYEEDSSEQENHSQNNSQTSISDSVFITEELPDVEVEFTPNLTWKCKAKSRDSDNCNGNSVNPVIKGIATPVIKSLKSVLQSEILNARGSYKQ, from the exons ATGGAGAAGACTTCGTTCGCGTCGTGCCAGAATTACTTTGACAGGCTGCGGCGTAAAACGCGCGAGATAGACGAGGGCATCGAGAGGCTCACCGAAACCTGGAGAACGACCTGGAGAACGCCGCACCTTCTCGTTGGCGGCTACGCCGAGCGCACGGCCGAGACCAATGCCTGCTTGGAGGAGATGTGGGAGATCATCCGAAGTACCGGA GATGCAGTGGAGAAATTTAATTCTGAATTGGAATCATCTTTGGACGAGACAGATCGATTCCTTCAGGAATCACAGGCGATGTATGAAGATTTGAAGGAGCAGTGCAACAATTTAGACATCGTTTTAGCAGAATTTGGTTATCATTATGAAGAGGATAGCAGTGAGCAGGAAAACCATTCACA aAACAATAGTCAAACTTCCATAAGCGACAGTGTTTTTATTACTGAAGAGTTGCCTGATGTAGAAGTCGAGTTCACACCGAACTTGACGTGGAAGTGCAAGGCTAAGTCCAGAGATTCAGATAATTGTAATGGTAATTCCGTCAATCCGGTTATCAAAGGTATCGCGACACCTGTGATCAAAAGTCTAAAATCAGTTCTACAATCAGAGATTCTTAATGCAAGAGGATCATAT aAACAATAG
- the LOC105197499 gene encoding uncharacterized protein LOC105197499 isoform X1, with protein MEKTSFASCQNYFDRLRRKTREIDEGIERLTETWRTTWRTPHLLVGGYAERTAETNACLEEMWEIIRSTGDAVEKFNSELESSLDETDRFLQESQAMYEDLKEQCNNLDIVLAEFGYHYEEDSSEQENHSQNNSQTSISDSVFITEELPDVEVEFTPNLTWKCKAKSRDSDNCNGNSVNPVIKGIATPVIKSLKSVLQSEILNARGSYVSEASVQESNHSKQITKVLRR; from the exons ATGGAGAAGACTTCGTTCGCGTCGTGCCAGAATTACTTTGACAGGCTGCGGCGTAAAACGCGCGAGATAGACGAGGGCATCGAGAGGCTCACCGAAACCTGGAGAACGACCTGGAGAACGCCGCACCTTCTCGTTGGCGGCTACGCCGAGCGCACGGCCGAGACCAATGCCTGCTTGGAGGAGATGTGGGAGATCATCCGAAGTACCGGA GATGCAGTGGAGAAATTTAATTCTGAATTGGAATCATCTTTGGACGAGACAGATCGATTCCTTCAGGAATCACAGGCGATGTATGAAGATTTGAAGGAGCAGTGCAACAATTTAGACATCGTTTTAGCAGAATTTGGTTATCATTATGAAGAGGATAGCAGTGAGCAGGAAAACCATTCACA aAACAATAGTCAAACTTCCATAAGCGACAGTGTTTTTATTACTGAAGAGTTGCCTGATGTAGAAGTCGAGTTCACACCGAACTTGACGTGGAAGTGCAAGGCTAAGTCCAGAGATTCAGATAATTGTAATGGTAATTCCGTCAATCCGGTTATCAAAGGTATCGCGACACCTGTGATCAAAAGTCTAAAATCAGTTCTACAATCAGAGATTCTTAATGCAAGAGGATCATATGTAAGTGAAGCATCTGTTCAAGAATCAAATCATTCGaaacaaattacaaaagtaTTGAGGagataa